CAATGTCACCCACAGCAAATCGGCTGGGAATGCGAGTACCTTTACCGATGAAACCAAGACTTCTCCCTTGTCCTTGATCAGGTAAAATCTGTGACAGTGTACCACCACAACGGATGTTGCTCAAGTTGGCCAAATCAAGATTTTTCCCTTGTCCTTGATCAGGCAAAGCCTGTGACATGGCACCAGCACCCTGGATGTTGCTCAAGCTAGGCATGAGACAAGATTGATTAACAGGACCAATGTTCCCACCAAGGGTCTGCGCCCACCAACCCATGCTGACATTGGTACAGGATGACACTGACGAAGAAATTGATTTAGGAATCGAGTAGCTATTTAGCACAGTGAAGTTCTTGAAGACTTCATCTGAGACCTGTGCCTCACCCAGTTGTACATTACTTGAATTGGATGAAAGTAGGTTGTAATCTACAATTCTACTGCTTTTCTTCAAGCTGGAGCTATGGCTGATAGGGGCAGGACTGCTCCCTGCCTGAAAACTAGTCAGTGGCTGTGAAGGGAGTGTTATGGAGTTTCGATTTATGAGACCAAGATTATTCCCACCTTGAAAACTGGTCAATGATGAATTCTGATTTGTGAGACCAAGATTATTATCTGCCTGCATACTGGTTGATGACCGAGCGGGGACAATTATAGAGTTCTGATTCATAGGAGTAGGATTATTACCTGATTGAAAACTCATCGATGACTGAGTAGGCAGTACTACAGAATTCTGATTTGCAAGCACAGGATTCTCCCTTtcctgaaaattatttgatgcctGAGAGGGAAGAACTAGACATGATGGTTGCACATTAATTGCATGATGGGATTCGGATAGCACAGGATGCAGCTGTTGCTGCTGTAACACCGGGACCTGCAAGTTACTATCATTACTTAACCCTCCAAGATTGCTTGCAGAGATCACTTTACTGGAGGACCAAGTAGGAAAACCAGAAGACAAGCCCCTAACAGCTACATTCGATTGAGAGAACTCTGTGGGCATGGTGGCCGGGCATTTCATCAGAGGTTGACCAAATGCTATGCCATGTTCAACAGGAACAGACTTAGCTCCTTGCATTGAGGCTTGTTGAAGAAGTGGTTGGTCCATTGCTGGCATTGCGAAGCTGCCAAAAGGTCGACCTAACAGCTCTTCTTGCCAAGAAGCCAAGGTTTGCGGAGGAATTTGACCTGTGGCAGTCAAAGGTTGGAAATCAAGGCTTCCAAGAAAAGGCACTTTTGCATTTGAGCCAACGCCAGACAAAGAATTAGGAAGCCCAGTGTGGTGTTGATCTACACTCAGTCTCTTCAGATACAATCTGAATTTCTGCACAAGTTCAGCAAATTGCTAGAAAATTAGAATTGTTGACATCGACTACAGGGAAAGCCTGAAAAACAGAGTCATGGATAATGAAcaggaaatcaaaaagagataTGTTGATGTTTTAACAATCTTCCTAGATCATGCAAGTT
The sequence above is a segment of the Elaeis guineensis isolate ETL-2024a chromosome 7, EG11, whole genome shotgun sequence genome. Coding sequences within it:
- the LOC105048486 gene encoding two-component response regulator ORR21 gives rise to the protein MAKVQQMPPSSVDTSSIYGGSSAKVREPIPKDFPVGMRVLVVDDDTICLRILERMLLECRYNVTTCNMAASALSILRESKGGFDVVISDVHMPDVDGLQLLELIGLEMDLPVIMMSADKRTSIVMQGIRHGACDYLIKPVRIEELKNIWQHVVRKKWQDNREAEHSDSFEDSDRRATNDAENNSSGNDATDNAIKSQKKRRDSKEDDEGELDNSDSSSKKPRVVWSVELHQQFVNAVYQLGINKAVPKRILDLMNVPGLTRENVASHLQKFRLYLKRLSVDQHHTGLPNSLSGVGSNAKVPFLGSLDFQPLTATGQIPPQTLASWQEELLGRPFGSFAMPAMDQPLLQQASMQGAKSVPVEHGIAFGQPLMKCPATMPTEFSQSNVAVRGLSSGFPTWSSSKVISASNLGGLSNDSNLQVPVLQQQQLHPVLSESHHAINVQPSCLVLPSQASNNFQERENPVLANQNSVVLPTQSSMSFQSGNNPTPMNQNSIIVPARSSTSMQADNNLGLTNQNSSLTSFQGGNNLGLINRNSITLPSQPLTSFQAGSSPAPISHSSSLKKSSRIVDYNLLSSNSSNVQLGEAQVSDEVFKNFTVLNSYSIPKSISSSVSSCTNVSMGWWAQTLGGNIGPVNQSCLMPSLSNIQGAGAMSQALPDQGQGKNLDLANLSNIRCGGTLSQILPDQGQGRSLGFIGKGTRIPSRFAVGDIESPTNGSSLNDNGEILNRGHLGFNGDV